GACCGGGAAAAGGGTATGTTTTGGGAATACGGTAATAAAAAGAGATGTGCGGCGCAATAATATCACGCAGCCCATCACGCCTTATGGGACGAAATGACGATGCCGGTCTTTGCGGTGGGTGGGGAAAAGCCGGGGGCGCTCAGCCGGTGCCGTCCTGTTCCTGGCGGCGGCGGAAACCGACGAGTGCGGTTTCGTCCATCATCAACTCCTCCTTGTGCTTTTGCTTCTCCCGTTCGCGTTTCAGCCGCTCCTCCTCCGCCAGTTCGTAGCGCTTGAGATCCTGATAGGCTTCGGCGACCTGTTCGGTGGCGGCGACGATCTGTTCCTGCACCTGGCGGATGGAGTCGTCGATTCGCCGCCGCCGTTCCATGGCGCTGCGGGCGAAGCCGGCATAGGTGAAGGAGGCGTTGAAGTCGTTGCGCGCGGTTTCCTGTTCGGCGCGCATCTCCTCCGCCAGCCGGTCGATCTCGCTGCGCAGCCGGTCTTCCAGGTTCTGCAGTTCGGTCAGCGCCCGGCGTTTCTCGTCAAGCTGCCATTTCTGCACGCGGATGAGTGTCTTGAAGGAACTCACGGCCAGGGCACCCCGAGGATTTCAGCAAGCTGGGCATAGCCGGTGGCAAGATCCGCCTGCTCCCGCTTTCCCTGCTTGAGGAAGGCTTCCAGCGCCGGCTGGTAATGGATGGCCAGATCCACCTGCTGGTCGGTGCCGCGGCGGTAGGCGCCCAGCCGGATCATCTCCGCCATGTTGTCGTACGACGCCAGAAGCTGGCGGGCGGCGCCGACGAGCTGGTTTTCCTTTTGCGAATTGCAGCCGGGCATGGTGCGCGACACGCTGCGCAGGATGTTGATGGCGGGATAGCGCCCGCGCTCGCCGATCTGGCGTTCCAGCACGATGTGCCCGTCCAGGATACCGCGCACGGCGTCGGCAATGGGTTCGTTGTGGTCGTCGCCTTCCACCAGAACGGTGAACAGCCCGGTGATCGACCCCGATCCCCCCACACCCGGCCCCGCCCGTTCCAGCAGGCGCGGCAGCTCGGCGAAGACGGTGGGCGGATAGCCCTTGGTCGTCGGCG
This DNA window, taken from Azospirillum fermentarium, encodes the following:
- a CDS encoding flagellar FliJ family protein, with protein sequence MSSFKTLIRVQKWQLDEKRRALTELQNLEDRLRSEIDRLAEEMRAEQETARNDFNASFTYAGFARSAMERRRRIDDSIRQVQEQIVAATEQVAEAYQDLKRYELAEEERLKREREKQKHKEELMMDETALVGFRRRQEQDGTG